In Tachysurus vachellii isolate PV-2020 chromosome 12, HZAU_Pvac_v1, whole genome shotgun sequence, the following are encoded in one genomic region:
- the f2rl2 gene encoding proteinase-activated receptor 3 isoform X1 — protein MPGLLVETNMWRLLLILLCTFVLVSSSHLHHRQNCSRVPKDSIGPRTFYGKKAISANFTLDLPELNISDNHVKHTAGFVSTRIIPVAYVIAIVIGLPSNTLVLAFLCRKTGNLSSAILYLSLAASDLLLLVSLTLKVHYHLNGNNWVYGELACKLVTACFYGNMYCCMYTHMCVSMLRYLAVVHPFLYRGLAKRSCTTWASLTVWIVFALAMAPEFLTHQSYYLTQVGIVTCHDILPYDEKLYSFLIPYRLCLIFLGFIFPFAVIILAYGSIVHQLRQSSCDFTHYIKASTLVFVIFLVCFTPSNIIHLIHYVRLYTSNQDDFYNYFSVAVCICCFHSCLDPFLSYFITKSTNSRERFISLKRASLRSSVTTH, from the exons ATGCCAGGACTTCTAGTGGAAACAAACATGTGGAGACTGCTTTTGATACTCTTGTGCACTTTTGTGCTGGTGAGCTCAAGCCATCTTCATCACAGAC aaaACTGTAGCAGAGTACCAAAAGATAGCATTGGTCCAAGAACCTTTTATGGGAAAAAAGCTATAAGCGCAAATTTTACCCTCGATCTACCAGAGCTAAACATCTCCGACAATCATGTGAAACACACAGCTGGATTCGTCAGCACCAGGATCATTCCAGTAGCTTATGTCATTGCTATTGTTATTGGACTTCCTTCAAACACCCTGGTCCTGGCTTTTCTCTGTCGGAAAACAGGAAATTTGTCTAGTGCTATCCTCTACTTGAGCCTAGCAGCTTCAGACCTTCTCCTCCtggtctctctcacacttaaagtccactatcatctgaATGGCAACAACTGGGTGTATGGAGAGCTGGCATGCAAACTTGTGACAGCCTGCTTTTATGGTAACATGTACTGCTGTATGTACACCCACATGTGTGTTAGCATGTTGCGGTATTTAGCTGTTGTACATCCATTTCTTTACAGAGGACTCGCCAAAAGATCTTGCACAACCTGGGCAAGTCTGACTGTGTGGATTGTTTTTGCTCTGGCCATGGCTCCTGAATTCCTCACTCATCAAAGCTACTACCTCACCCAGGTTGGGATCGTCACGTGTCATGACATTCTACCTTATGACGAGAAACTCTATAGTTTCCTGATACCTTATAGATTATGCCTCATTTTTCTAGGCTTCATATTTCCTTTCGCTGTCATCATATTAGCCTATGGATCAATTGTGCATCAGCTACGTCAGTCCAGCTGTGATTTTACACATTACATTAAGGCAAGCACACTTGTATTTGTGATCTTCTTGGTCTGTTTCACACCAAGTAACATAATCCACTTGATACATTATGTGAGACTGTATACAAGCAACCAAGACGACTTCTATAATTACTTcagtgtagctgtgtgtatctGCTGTTTTCACAGCTGCCTGGACCCCTTCCTTTCTTACTTTATAACAAAGAGTACAAACTCCAGAGAGAGGTTTATCTCCCTTAAAAGAGCATCTCTGAGGAGTTCAGTGACCACACACTAA
- the f2rl2 gene encoding proteinase-activated receptor 3 isoform X2: MPGLLVETNMWRLLLILLCTFVLVSSSHLHHRQNCSRVPKDSIGPRTFYGKKAISANFTLDLPELNISDNHVKHTAGFVSTRIIPVAYVIAIVIGLPSNTLVLAFLCRKTGNLSSAILYLSLAASDLLLLVSLTLKVHYHLNGNNWVYGELACKLVTACFYEDSPKDLAQPGQV, encoded by the exons ATGCCAGGACTTCTAGTGGAAACAAACATGTGGAGACTGCTTTTGATACTCTTGTGCACTTTTGTGCTGGTGAGCTCAAGCCATCTTCATCACAGAC aaaACTGTAGCAGAGTACCAAAAGATAGCATTGGTCCAAGAACCTTTTATGGGAAAAAAGCTATAAGCGCAAATTTTACCCTCGATCTACCAGAGCTAAACATCTCCGACAATCATGTGAAACACACAGCTGGATTCGTCAGCACCAGGATCATTCCAGTAGCTTATGTCATTGCTATTGTTATTGGACTTCCTTCAAACACCCTGGTCCTGGCTTTTCTCTGTCGGAAAACAGGAAATTTGTCTAGTGCTATCCTCTACTTGAGCCTAGCAGCTTCAGACCTTCTCCTCCtggtctctctcacacttaaagtccactatcatctgaATGGCAACAACTGGGTGTATGGAGAGCTGGCATGCAAACTTGTGACAGCCTGCTTTTATG AGGACTCGCCAAAAGATCTTGCACAACCTGGGCAAGTCTGA